Proteins co-encoded in one Candidatus Ryanbacteria bacterium CG10_big_fil_rev_8_21_14_0_10_43_42 genomic window:
- a CDS encoding prepilin peptidase — translation MKELVLLLCIMDIIFIIFFFVLGTIIGSFLNVLVLRLNTGESVVASRSRCFSCGHALYAGDLIPLVSFFLQRGRCRYCKSVFSWQYPVGEFLTGLVFLLIAVKFGGEYISATAHYTSSIIYYALIFSLLIAISLYDFRHKIIPNEFVYPFIVISFFAPIINTLGLTLSSVLPHFLSGLGGFLFFGSLWFFSGGRWMGFGDAKLALGMGFLLGPTMTTLAILLAFWTGTLVMVPLLFSKRFGMKAEIPFAPFLIAGTLISWFGGEYIILYFLS, via the coding sequence ATGAAAGAATTGGTATTATTGCTCTGTATCATGGATATCATATTTATTATCTTTTTCTTTGTATTAGGAACCATCATAGGAAGTTTTCTTAATGTATTAGTTCTTCGATTAAATACGGGAGAAAGCGTTGTCGCATCACGTTCGCGTTGTTTCTCATGCGGACATGCACTTTACGCGGGCGATTTAATTCCTCTTGTGAGTTTTTTTCTTCAGCGAGGGCGATGCCGATATTGTAAGAGTGTGTTTTCATGGCAATACCCTGTGGGAGAATTTTTAACGGGTCTTGTTTTTCTTCTGATTGCGGTAAAATTTGGAGGAGAATATATATCCGCAACGGCGCATTACACATCATCCATTATTTATTATGCACTGATTTTCAGCTTGCTTATTGCTATTTCTCTGTACGATTTTCGACATAAAATTATTCCCAATGAATTTGTTTATCCATTTATTGTTATTTCTTTTTTTGCACCCATAATTAATACTCTTGGACTTACACTTTCAAGTGTACTGCCACATTTTTTATCGGGTCTCGGTGGGTTTCTTTTCTTTGGTTCTTTGTGGTTTTTTTCCGGCGGGCGGTGGATGGGTTTTGGAGATGCAAAATTGGCATTGGGTATGGGATTTCTTTTAGGGCCAACCATGACAACACTTGCAATACTGCTTGCATTTTGGACGGGGACACTTGTTATGGTTCCTCTTCTTTTTTCAAAACGATTTGGTATGAAAGCGGAAATTCCATTCGCACCGTTTCTTATAGCGGGAACATTAATAAGTTGGTTCGGCGGGGAATATATTATATTGTATTTCTTATCTTGA